A portion of the Lolium rigidum isolate FL_2022 chromosome 1, APGP_CSIRO_Lrig_0.1, whole genome shotgun sequence genome contains these proteins:
- the LOC124659466 gene encoding uncharacterized protein LOC124659466, whose product MPPSSTPIVVLSDTESGDDEAAFSRPAAEYFTSSLCTQAEVDALCEKHGVPKEFAARPAGELHACTPPPPGAVCVYAHALESGLRFPLHPFFSEALSHFGLAPGQLTPNGWRVLVGFVVICRSAGVPPSLAAFRHFFSVRTRFWSFFVSKNGAGALFTGLTHSKSDREWKRGFFFLTSSQPWPCPVHWGEQPSKIFTTSPVLSSQDNKSVAKIVYSHGPAVDLRTYLSVADLAAAFSTNPTEAPPPPSLQLSPRSTGSEGMDLSADEAVAPPEKMEAEPVGDTPQLSSKKRKLEEVATAKDGLRRSEPNTPPAARPGLHAPPLSGCLAPGLRAPPVSDQNPRHLPVPDAHGGDGADWEEAWKVLDSIVPPGRQHEFAAAKPSNVVKSSFVAFLQAANYVSYSLNYALELDEKQRAHERDIAVLREQLQNAKAERKNAQAELAAARQATAAEVESAKTAAVQQFLGSKEYTRRVAEQALPAYERGAEDMKGVALRLNPRLDAASWSCRCPLD is encoded by the exons ATGCCACCCTCCTCGACCCCTATCGTGGTCCTCAGCGACACCGAGAGCGGAGACGACGAGGCCGCCTTCTCGAGGCCGGCGGCCGAGTACTTCACCTCGTCCCTGTGCACCCAAGCCGAGGTCGACGCCCTCTGCGAGAAGCACGGCGTCCCGAAGGAGTTTGCGGCGCGACCGGCCGGTGAACTGCACGCgtgcacgccgccgccaccgggggCCGTCTGTGTGTACGCGCACGCGCTGGAGTCCGGCCTGCGCTTCCCGCTTCACCCCTTCTTCTCCGAGGCGCTCTCGCACTTCGGCCTCGCGCCGGGCCAGCTCACGCCCAACGGTTGGCGCGTCTTGGTGGGCTTCGTCGTGATCTGCCGCTCCGCCGGCGTGCCGCCGTCGCTCGCCGCCTTTCGGCATTTTTTCTCTGTCAGGACGAGGTTCTGGTCCTTCTTCGTGTCCAAGAATGGCGCCGGGGCGCTCTTCACTGGCCTGACCCATTCCAAATCCGATAGAGAGTGGAAAAGGGGCTTCTTCTTCCTGACGTCCTCGCAGCCATGGCCGTGCCCCGTGCACTGGGGCGAGCAGCCGTCCAAGATCTTCACCACAAGTCCGGTGCTATCGAGCCAGGATAATAAATCGGTGGCGAAGATAGTATACAGCCATGGCCCGGCAGTTGATCTCCGGACTTACCTCTCGGTGGCCGATCTTGCCGCAGCCTTCTCCACTAACCCCACCgaggcaccaccaccaccgtcactccAGCTTTCTCCTCGATCTACTGGTTCCGAAG GAATGGATCTATCAGCGGACGAAGCTGTGGCTCCGCCGGAGAAGATGGAAGCCGAGCCGGTCGGCGACACGCCGCAGTTGTCCAGCAAGAAGAGGAAACTGGAGGAGGttgccactgcaaaagacggacttCGCCGTTCTGAGCCGAACACGCCGCCTGCTGCCCGACCGGGCTTGCATGCCCCGCCGTTGTCCGGTTGCTTGGCGCCCGGCCTGCGTGCCCCGCCGGTTTCCGATCAGAACCCACGGCACTTGCCCGTGCCCGACGcacacggcggcgacggcgccgacTGGGAGGAAGCGTGGAAGGTACTGGATAGCATCGTCCCGCCGGGGCGCCAGCACGAGTTCGCGGCGGCGAAACCATCCAACGTCGTCAAGTCGAGCTTCGTAGCATTTC TGCAGGCCGCGAACTACGTGTCATACTCCCTGAACTACGCGCTGGAGCTGGATGAGAAGCAGAGAGCGCATGAACGCGACATCGCCGTTCTGCGTGAGCAGCTGCAGAATGCGAAG GCAGAAAGGAAGAACGCCCAGGCCGAGCTCGCCGCAGCGAGGCAGGCGACGGCGGCAGAGGTGGAAAGCGCCAAGACGGCGGCGGTGCAGCAGTTCCTGGGGTCCAAGGAGTACACGCGGCGGGTCGCTGAGCAAGCGCTGCCGGCGTACGAGCGCGGCGCGGAGGACATGAAGGGAGTCGCGCTCCGGCTGAACCCACGCCTCGACGCCGCAAGCTGGTCCTGCCGCTGCCCGCTGGATTAG